The following proteins are encoded in a genomic region of Lytechinus variegatus isolate NC3 chromosome 7, Lvar_3.0, whole genome shotgun sequence:
- the LOC121419166 gene encoding translin-associated protein X-like — translation MADFETKGWNRDGKRDRGPYKRNRKGDRSNHPKQKKDEEGCLENVELTPTLLAFKEYQSELDLKHDKYERLVKVSRDITIESKRIIFLLHRIDGDSDKVLTEAETRLKSLEDTLISKVASELKGEDLHQFIRAFSPGLQEYIEAVSFYLFIKNGRLLSLDEIATRLTFSLKDDIKQVENKEAENADGVTGQPEASDSTEIPDPQDPQDPLVESKCGSDQRTLSLKLPPLEYMLGLADFTGELMRMCINIIGSGDLERPFQLVDFMRNVNRGFQQLGNVAGREMVRKSSVMRQSLKKMEDACYVIKVRGSEIPKHMLKDVAFSSDFSTRDDDYGQEMMD, via the exons ATGGCAGATTTTGAAACGAAAGGATGGAATCGAGATGGAAAGCGTGACAGAG GTCCATACAAGCGTAACAGAAAAGGTGATCGCTCAAATCATCCCAAACAGAAGAAAGACGAGGAAGGATGTCTAGAGAATGTAGAGCTTACACCAACCCTCCTAGCCTTTAA agaaTACCAGTCTGAGCTTGATCTTAAGCACGACAAGTATGAAAGACTGGTGAAAGTCAGCAGAGATATTACAATTGAGAGCAAGAGGATTATATTCCTGCTTCACCGCATAGATGG AGACAGTGACAAGGTTCTTACTGAAGCAGAGACAAGGTTAAAGTCATTGGAAGATACACTCATCTCTAAGGTTGCTTCTGAACTCAAG GGTGAAGACTTGCATCAGTTTATCAGAGCGTTTTCACCAGGACTTCAAGAGTATATTGAGGCTGTATCATTCTATCTCTTCATCAAAAATGGAAGACTTCTATCACTTGATGAAATCGCTACAAGACTCACATTTTCTCTGAAAGATGACATCAAGCAGGTTGAAAATAAG GAAGCAGAGAATGCTGATGGAGTAACGGGTCAACCAGAAGCCAGTGATTCCACAGAGATTCCAGATCCGCAAGATCCGCAAGATCCATTAGTGGAATCAAAATGTGGTAGTGACCAAAGGACATTGTCTCTGAAACTTCCACCTCTTGAATACATGCTTGGACTGGCAGATTTCACAGGGGAACTCATGCGCATGTGTATAAACATTATCGGTAGCGGAGACCTAGAGAGACCCTTTCAGTTAGTTGATTTCATGAGGAACGTCAACAGAGGATTCCAGCAACTTGGTAATGTAGCAGGGCGCGAGATGGTGCGCAAGTCATCGGTGATGAGACAGAGCTTGAAGAAAATGGAGGATGCCTGCTATGTAATCAAAGTCAGGGGATCTGAGATTCCCAAGCACATGCTGAAGGATGTTGCTTTCAGCTCAGACTTTTCTACAAGAGATGATGACTATGGTCAAGAAATGATGGACTGA
- the LOC121419168 gene encoding EF-hand calcium-binding domain-containing protein 11-like isoform X2, producing the protein MLEAIFHDVDEDNKGFLSREDVKVAVVRLFGYKPSKFEVDELMKNIDGPGMTLNEFKSAMKPKLAAQDPDEKIRQIFVAFDSKCRGFLTLEDVEKACKLVAPKIQPHHIQKAFSELDGDGDGRVSYRDFEFMMKYTLPAGI; encoded by the exons ATGTTGGAAGCT ATTTTTcatgatgttgatgaagatAACAAAGGTTTCTTGTCAAGGGAGGATGTGAAAGTGGCTGTGGTCAGACTTTTTGGATACAAACCATCAAAG TTTGAGGTTGATGAGctgatgaaaaatattgatggaCCTG GTATGACATTGAATGAGTTCAAATCTGCAATGAAACCCAAATTGGCAGCACAAGACCCAGATGAAAAAATCAGGCAAATATTTGTGGCATTTGACTCTAAAT GTAGAGGGTTTCTTACCCTTGAAGATGTAGAGAAAGCCTGCAAGTTGGTTGCTCCAAAGATCCAGCCTCACCATATCCAGAAAGCATTCAG tgaactagatggagatggtgatggtCGTGTAAGCTACAGAGATTTTGAGTTCATGATGAAGTACACTCTCCCTGCCGGAATATGA
- the LOC121419168 gene encoding EF-hand calcium-binding domain-containing protein 11-like isoform X1: protein MLEAVSRDPEFPGQDHVTIFHDVDEDNKGFLSREDVKVAVVRLFGYKPSKFEVDELMKNIDGPGMTLNEFKSAMKPKLAAQDPDEKIRQIFVAFDSKCRGFLTLEDVEKACKLVAPKIQPHHIQKAFSELDGDGDGRVSYRDFEFMMKYTLPAGI, encoded by the exons ATGTTGGAAGCTGTAAGTCGAGATCCCGAATTCCCGGGTCAAGATCATGTAACG ATTTTTcatgatgttgatgaagatAACAAAGGTTTCTTGTCAAGGGAGGATGTGAAAGTGGCTGTGGTCAGACTTTTTGGATACAAACCATCAAAG TTTGAGGTTGATGAGctgatgaaaaatattgatggaCCTG GTATGACATTGAATGAGTTCAAATCTGCAATGAAACCCAAATTGGCAGCACAAGACCCAGATGAAAAAATCAGGCAAATATTTGTGGCATTTGACTCTAAAT GTAGAGGGTTTCTTACCCTTGAAGATGTAGAGAAAGCCTGCAAGTTGGTTGCTCCAAAGATCCAGCCTCACCATATCCAGAAAGCATTCAG tgaactagatggagatggtgatggtCGTGTAAGCTACAGAGATTTTGAGTTCATGATGAAGTACACTCTCCCTGCCGGAATATGA
- the LOC121419168 gene encoding EF-hand calcium-binding domain-containing protein 11-like isoform X3: MIFHDVDEDNKGFLSREDVKVAVVRLFGYKPSKFEVDELMKNIDGPGMTLNEFKSAMKPKLAAQDPDEKIRQIFVAFDSKCRGFLTLEDVEKACKLVAPKIQPHHIQKAFSELDGDGDGRVSYRDFEFMMKYTLPAGI, translated from the exons atg ATTTTTcatgatgttgatgaagatAACAAAGGTTTCTTGTCAAGGGAGGATGTGAAAGTGGCTGTGGTCAGACTTTTTGGATACAAACCATCAAAG TTTGAGGTTGATGAGctgatgaaaaatattgatggaCCTG GTATGACATTGAATGAGTTCAAATCTGCAATGAAACCCAAATTGGCAGCACAAGACCCAGATGAAAAAATCAGGCAAATATTTGTGGCATTTGACTCTAAAT GTAGAGGGTTTCTTACCCTTGAAGATGTAGAGAAAGCCTGCAAGTTGGTTGCTCCAAAGATCCAGCCTCACCATATCCAGAAAGCATTCAG tgaactagatggagatggtgatggtCGTGTAAGCTACAGAGATTTTGAGTTCATGATGAAGTACACTCTCCCTGCCGGAATATGA
- the LOC121419167 gene encoding tigger transposable element-derived protein 4-like: MSKNFQSNMRKNKKAWMNSGLFDSWLRKLDKMGWQSRKIAMVVDNCPAHPIVTLENTELVFLPPNTTSMTQPMDGGVIQNLKLHYRHILESRRLAAAEMDTPFKWDFLDANLALKAAWAKVTPATIVNIYQSVGFVCLDVEDGDQVSDDEAPHEPAHEDPAHEAPHPIPNPRETNREFRNIWDRLTDILANVPPLDDYIDVDNNIECHEELTDAEIVASIKTSPEDPEEDPVEDESSVTDPPTLKQAFAAIDTIRRYNLANECSEEYGSYVDRYESYLMSQLQNRQKQTSITDFFK, encoded by the coding sequence atgtcaaaaaactTCCAGTCGAATAtgaggaaaaacaagaaagcATGGATGAACAGCGGTCTCTTTGATAGTTGGCTGCGAAAACTTGACAAGATGGGATGGCAGAGCAGGAAGATTGCCATGGTTGTTGACAACTGCCCGGCCCACCCTATCGTCACACTGGAAAATACTGAACTTGTGTTTCTGCCCCCCAACACAACAAGTATGACACAGCCAATGGATGGAGGAGTCATCCAGAATCTGAAACTCCACTATCGGCATATCCTGGAGTCACGACGACTCGCGGCAGCAGAAATGGACACGCCATTTAAATGGGATTTCCTTGACGCAAATCTTGCCTTGAAAGCTGCCTGGGCTAAGGTGACCCCCGCCACAATCGTAAACATCTACCAAAGCGTGGGATTTGTGTGTTTGGATGTTGAGGATGGTGATCAGGTCTCGGATGATGAAGCTCCCCATGAACCTGCCCATGAGGATCCGGCCCATGAAGCTCCCCATCCCATTCCCAATCCACGCGAGACTAACAGGGAGTTCAGGAACATCTGGGATCGGCTAACTGACATACTGGCCAATGTTCCACCACTCGATGACTACATCGATGTTGATAACAACATAGAGTGCCATGAGGAGTTGACAGATGCGGAAATCGTAGCATCCATCAAAACATCACCAGAGGACCCCGAGGAAGATCCGGTAGAAGATGAGAGCAGTGTGACCGACCCACCAACTTTGAAACAAGCTTTTGCTGCAATAGATACAATCCGCCGTTATAATCTGGCAAATGAATGCTCTGAGGAGTATGGGTCATACGTGGACAGATATGAATCGTACCTCATGAGCCAACTTCAGAACCGTCAAAAACAAACATCTATCACCGACTTTTTCAAGTAA